The following proteins are encoded in a genomic region of Sorangiineae bacterium MSr12523:
- a CDS encoding tyrosine-protein phosphatase: MTNLHGMRERHVAWEGFYNARDLGGLSNRAGCAIRFGQLIRSADLRFVTAAGWLSAYDAGVRTVVDLRNEREARPTADAVAALRHPEILRVHVPLDGIDDVELWQFLRAQELDGSPLYYRPFLERKAERVVAVLTAIANAAPGTVIFHCSAGRDRTGLVTLLLLALADVDIETIADDYELTTEPLRTLFERMGMGNGDLDEVARILARKNTTAREALRRTLEGLDVEAYLLGAGMSRTDVTRLRARLID, encoded by the coding sequence GTGACCAATCTTCATGGCATGCGTGAACGGCACGTGGCGTGGGAGGGCTTTTACAACGCGCGGGATCTCGGGGGGCTGAGCAACCGCGCCGGATGCGCCATTCGATTCGGGCAGCTCATTCGCTCGGCGGACTTGCGCTTCGTGACCGCGGCGGGGTGGCTCTCCGCTTACGATGCAGGCGTGCGCACCGTCGTGGACCTGCGCAACGAGCGCGAAGCGCGCCCGACGGCCGATGCGGTGGCGGCGCTTCGGCACCCGGAGATCCTTCGGGTCCACGTGCCCCTGGATGGGATCGACGACGTCGAACTGTGGCAGTTTCTGCGCGCGCAGGAGCTCGATGGCAGCCCGCTCTATTATCGGCCGTTCCTCGAGCGCAAAGCGGAGCGGGTGGTGGCGGTGTTGACGGCCATCGCGAATGCGGCGCCGGGCACGGTGATCTTTCATTGCTCCGCGGGGCGTGACCGAACGGGGCTCGTTACCTTGCTTCTGCTCGCCTTGGCCGATGTCGACATCGAGACCATCGCCGACGATTACGAGCTGACGACCGAACCACTCCGCACCCTGTTCGAGCGCATGGGCATGGGAAATGGTGACCTCGACGAGGTGGCCCGGATCCTCGCCCGAAAGAATACGACCGCGCGCGAGGCGCTTCGCCGGACCTTGGAGGGCCTGGACGTGGAGGCTTACCTGCTCGGTGCCGGAATGAGCCGGACGGACGTGACGCGGCTTCGGGCTCGTCTGATCGACTAG
- a CDS encoding TetR family transcriptional regulator yields the protein MTMVDGRKVRGDRRREALIHATLRLVERDGVAGITHRRVANEAGVPTASTTYHFESLDDLLVATLTWCADEFAVTVGDRIARARGDERKEIRELAEMIADALGPRRGRLMAEYELYLLAARRPALRPAARRWANILTRLLHHGDEMTFRAFLAGLEGLLMQGLIRDTPLSVEELEPLVASLMRSTRA from the coding sequence ATGACCATGGTCGACGGGCGCAAGGTCCGCGGGGATCGAAGGCGGGAAGCGCTCATCCACGCCACCTTGCGGTTGGTCGAGCGCGACGGAGTGGCGGGCATCACGCACAGGCGCGTGGCCAACGAGGCCGGGGTGCCCACCGCATCGACGACGTACCATTTCGAAAGCTTGGACGATCTGCTCGTCGCCACGCTCACCTGGTGCGCGGACGAGTTCGCGGTCACCGTCGGAGACCGGATCGCGCGGGCCCGTGGCGACGAGCGCAAAGAGATCCGCGAATTGGCCGAGATGATCGCGGACGCTCTCGGGCCGCGTCGCGGGCGATTGATGGCCGAGTACGAGCTTTACTTGCTGGCGGCACGCCGGCCGGCACTTCGTCCTGCAGCGCGTCGATGGGCCAACATCTTGACCCGGCTCCTGCACCACGGCGACGAGATGACGTTCCGCGCCTTTCTCGCAGGACTCGAGGGCCTGCTCATGCAGGGACTGATTCGTGATACGCCGCTCTCGGTCGAGGAGCTCGAGCCGCTCGTCGCATCGCTGATGCGATCCACCCGGGCCTAG
- a CDS encoding MFS transporter: MISQLRTLTRPFWAANAMEVFERLAYYGARVVVPVYIASSQDPNGLHFDNRAKGIILTCWTLIQSVLPMFVGGFADKYGRRATMASSIGLKVAGYVLMATQRSFWGFFLGCQVLAVASAFFKPGQQATLARALDERNSALGWGIFYQVVGLAGWLGPPVAGYLRRLSWSWVFLACAAIVGLNGLVLLTYRDPPPSADETMRTRSTWGVVVHSVRTMLRPRLLAFLVAMSGFFGLYFQLFDSMPNFIEEWIDSRDVIALFGLREGWLAVPTPRGLQVPPELLINVEGTAIVVLMLPVTAMTAKLGRLPALAIGGTVVSMGFLLAGITPMGLCALFGIFVCALGEMIAAPKFWAYLASIAPRGEEALYMGFTGAPAAIGVTSATYAGGFLYDRISDKANLALRYLGEHHLLTPEVLATITRTQAMAELQRATQLDATQATQLLWDTYHPHMFWLVFVGLGLASSVAIVLYARAAQRWEAAKS, translated from the coding sequence TTGATTTCGCAACTGCGCACCCTCACGCGTCCGTTCTGGGCGGCCAACGCCATGGAGGTCTTCGAGCGGCTCGCCTACTACGGCGCGCGTGTCGTCGTGCCGGTGTACATCGCGAGCTCGCAAGATCCCAACGGACTGCACTTCGACAATCGCGCCAAGGGCATCATCCTCACGTGCTGGACGCTGATCCAGTCCGTGCTGCCCATGTTCGTCGGCGGCTTCGCCGACAAGTACGGCCGGCGCGCCACCATGGCCTCCTCCATCGGGCTCAAGGTCGCGGGCTACGTGCTCATGGCCACGCAGCGCTCGTTCTGGGGCTTCTTCCTCGGATGCCAGGTGCTCGCCGTGGCCAGCGCCTTCTTCAAACCAGGGCAACAAGCCACCTTGGCCCGCGCGCTCGACGAGCGGAACTCCGCGCTCGGTTGGGGCATTTTCTACCAGGTCGTGGGCCTCGCCGGCTGGCTTGGCCCGCCGGTCGCGGGCTACCTGCGCCGCCTTTCGTGGAGCTGGGTCTTCCTCGCCTGCGCCGCCATCGTCGGACTCAATGGGCTCGTCCTTTTGACCTACCGCGACCCGCCGCCCTCCGCGGACGAGACCATGCGTACGCGCAGCACGTGGGGCGTGGTGGTGCACTCCGTGCGAACCATGCTGCGCCCGCGATTGCTCGCCTTCCTCGTGGCGATGTCGGGCTTCTTCGGCCTGTACTTCCAGCTCTTCGATTCGATGCCGAATTTCATCGAAGAATGGATCGATAGTCGCGACGTCATTGCCTTGTTCGGCCTTCGCGAAGGCTGGCTGGCCGTCCCCACGCCGCGCGGGCTGCAGGTGCCTCCGGAGCTGCTGATCAACGTCGAGGGCACGGCCATCGTCGTGCTCATGCTCCCCGTCACGGCGATGACCGCAAAGTTGGGGCGCCTCCCAGCCCTGGCCATCGGCGGCACCGTCGTATCGATGGGCTTTCTCCTGGCCGGCATCACACCGATGGGGCTTTGCGCGTTGTTCGGCATCTTCGTCTGCGCGCTCGGCGAGATGATCGCCGCGCCCAAGTTCTGGGCCTACTTGGCATCCATCGCCCCCCGCGGCGAGGAGGCACTCTACATGGGGTTCACCGGCGCACCCGCGGCCATCGGCGTCACGTCCGCGACCTATGCCGGCGGCTTCCTCTACGATCGCATCTCCGACAAGGCCAACCTGGCCCTGCGCTACCTCGGCGAACACCACCTGCTCACGCCCGAGGTCCTCGCCACGATCACGCGCACACAGGCCATGGCGGAACTCCAGCGCGCCACGCAACTGGACGCCACGCAAGCCACGCAGCTTCTCTGGGACACGTACCACCCGCACATGTTCTGGCTGGTCTTCGTCGGACTCGGCCTGGCGAGCTCCGTGGCCATCGTCCTCTACGCGCGCGCGGCTCAGCGATGGGAAGCCGCCAAATCCTAG
- the tadA gene encoding tRNA adenosine(34) deaminase TadA, producing the protein MQAALAEADAAAARLEVPVGCILVGADGVEIARGYNLRETWLDATAHAEMVALRAAAAKAPSWRLDGVTAYVTLEPCIMCAGAFVHARITRVVYGCDDPKGGALHSLYNIAQDTRLNHRYEVTRGVLAEECASRLRAFFAALRAQGKK; encoded by the coding sequence ATGCAAGCGGCCCTGGCCGAGGCGGACGCCGCGGCGGCGCGCCTCGAGGTGCCCGTCGGTTGCATCCTCGTCGGGGCCGATGGCGTCGAAATCGCACGTGGCTACAACTTGCGCGAGACATGGCTCGACGCCACGGCGCACGCGGAAATGGTCGCCCTTCGTGCGGCCGCGGCCAAAGCACCGAGCTGGCGGCTCGACGGCGTCACGGCCTACGTCACGTTGGAGCCTTGCATCATGTGCGCGGGCGCCTTCGTGCACGCCCGCATCACGCGCGTGGTCTATGGCTGCGACGATCCCAAGGGCGGCGCGCTCCATTCGCTGTACAACATTGCGCAGGACACCCGGTTGAACCACCGTTACGAGGTCACGCGCGGCGTCCTCGCAGAGGAGTGCGCGTCGCGCCTGCGCGCTTTTTTCGCCGCGCTGCGGGCGCAGGGGAAGAAGTAG
- a CDS encoding oxidoreductase: protein MTHDTPIWFITGCSSGFGHEIAKLVLARGGRAVLTARRPEQLGALVKEHGSRALALPLDVTDRAQIDRAVTAAEEHFGRVDVLVNNAGYGYLAAIEEGEDDAVRAQFETNVFGLVATIQRVLPGMRARRRGHIVNFSSLGGLVAFAATGYYHATKFAVEALSESLAQEVAPLGIKVTIVEPGAFRTEWASKSLRESSIVLDDYAATAGKRRGSTRASGGKQPGDPARGAAAVLAAVDAETPPLRLLLGASALQMAHQRLDVLRGQFDAWRDTSLSVDYPAP, encoded by the coding sequence ATGACCCACGATACCCCGATATGGTTCATCACCGGTTGTTCGAGTGGCTTTGGCCATGAGATCGCCAAACTCGTTCTCGCCCGCGGCGGGCGCGCGGTGCTGACGGCACGCCGTCCCGAGCAGCTCGGCGCGCTCGTGAAGGAGCATGGATCCCGCGCGCTGGCCCTGCCGCTCGACGTCACCGATCGCGCGCAGATCGATCGCGCCGTGACCGCCGCCGAGGAGCATTTCGGCCGCGTCGATGTCCTGGTCAACAATGCCGGCTACGGTTACCTGGCGGCGATCGAAGAAGGTGAGGACGACGCCGTGCGCGCCCAGTTCGAGACCAACGTCTTCGGCCTCGTCGCCACCATCCAGCGCGTGCTTCCCGGGATGCGCGCACGGCGGCGCGGCCACATCGTCAACTTCTCCTCGCTCGGCGGGCTCGTCGCCTTCGCCGCCACGGGCTACTACCACGCGACGAAGTTCGCCGTCGAAGCCCTGTCGGAATCGCTCGCGCAAGAGGTCGCCCCCCTCGGCATCAAGGTGACCATCGTCGAACCGGGCGCCTTCCGCACGGAGTGGGCGTCCAAGTCCCTCCGCGAATCGTCCATCGTCCTCGACGACTACGCCGCCACGGCCGGCAAGCGACGGGGCTCGACGCGCGCAAGCGGTGGCAAGCAACCCGGCGATCCCGCCCGGGGCGCTGCAGCCGTCCTCGCGGCCGTCGACGCGGAAACGCCGCCGCTTCGCCTCCTACTTGGTGCGTCCGCGTTGCAGATGGCGCACCAGCGACTCGATGTTCTCCGCGGCCAATTCGATGCGTGGCGGGACACCTCCCTGAGCGTCGATTATCCGGCACCGTAG
- a CDS encoding M23 family metallopeptidase, with protein MPHAKLTALVFLGLFTTVGLACTKSTETPSADAVEMEASSQTRSELGVERWGMRLGEGRFTVVRGYDATNTAIVEFDYTTARGAKHTFEARLRHKDDVARMELATAGTSAPLDVLENTFPANPQARRVLDRIVADLGSQKPRATKPLAFHERLRLQGLTDSDGGGLVEGPTNLLPGCAGAIVDSANAGASTASKCADSNGGDCNSAGVGRAVQAQDTSGTQCNEASKADRFPVAGPHNLGYDANWATWSCDGSNSNSDFHTGAGDANHQNGHLGNDIFAAVGTKLVAMTDATVVETTTENPSHDPSASPIGGNSITLKDKDGWSYYYAHMDSPTTLAKGQTVMAGQEIGALGKSGQARGTEAHLHFSIYPNDDYDQGIDPYERLAKVEKDACQ; from the coding sequence ATGCCCCATGCAAAGCTGACGGCCCTCGTCTTTCTGGGACTCTTCACCACCGTTGGATTGGCGTGCACGAAGTCGACCGAGACGCCGTCGGCCGATGCCGTCGAGATGGAGGCGTCGAGCCAAACGCGATCCGAGCTTGGCGTCGAGAGGTGGGGCATGCGGCTCGGCGAAGGTCGATTCACCGTCGTGCGGGGCTACGATGCGACGAACACCGCCATCGTCGAATTCGACTACACGACCGCGCGCGGCGCGAAGCACACGTTCGAGGCGCGGTTGCGCCATAAAGACGACGTCGCCCGCATGGAGCTCGCCACCGCCGGGACGTCCGCTCCGCTCGACGTGCTGGAAAACACGTTTCCAGCGAATCCGCAGGCACGCCGCGTTCTCGATCGCATCGTTGCGGATCTCGGCTCGCAAAAGCCGCGCGCTACGAAGCCACTCGCGTTCCACGAGCGACTGCGGCTCCAAGGATTGACCGACAGCGACGGCGGCGGCCTCGTCGAAGGGCCAACGAATTTGCTGCCAGGTTGCGCCGGCGCCATCGTCGACTCGGCCAACGCGGGGGCTTCGACGGCGTCGAAGTGCGCCGACTCGAACGGGGGCGACTGCAACAGCGCCGGCGTCGGACGCGCCGTGCAGGCGCAGGACACCTCTGGAACCCAATGCAACGAGGCGTCAAAAGCCGACCGCTTCCCCGTCGCGGGCCCGCACAACCTCGGCTACGACGCCAATTGGGCCACGTGGAGCTGCGATGGGTCGAACTCCAACTCGGACTTTCACACGGGCGCCGGCGACGCCAACCACCAGAATGGGCATTTGGGCAACGACATCTTCGCCGCCGTCGGAACGAAGCTCGTCGCCATGACGGATGCCACGGTCGTCGAAACCACGACGGAGAATCCCTCGCACGATCCGAGTGCCTCCCCCATCGGCGGCAACTCGATCACCCTCAAGGACAAGGACGGCTGGAGCTACTACTACGCCCACATGGACTCGCCGACGACGCTCGCGAAAGGCCAAACCGTGATGGCAGGCCAGGAGATCGGCGCCCTCGGCAAGAGCGGCCAAGCACGGGGAACCGAGGCGCACCTGCACTTCTCGATTTATCCGAACGACGACTACGACCAGGGCATCGACCCCTACGAACGGCTCGCCAAGGTCGAAAAGGATGCCTGCCAGTAG
- a CDS encoding GH92 family glycosyl hydrolase produces MRRPLVVALAAILLDVASTATASSSGALPADYVDPLIGTRGGGNTYPGATAPFGMMAWSPTSTRGDQTSTGAANGYEYGTTRLRGFSLTHVNGAGCNPGAAGDVPIFPHAGDVTSSPTADVTDAIYASDFTHAAERAQPGRYELGLANGVATDVATTERAAIGTFRFPEGKPANLLFRTSNSLNGSEDAETHLDPEHRRVIGSVLTGAFCGRRANGGSNNRKSYYRLHFVAEFDQPFTGTGTWKDATLQPGGLHQTGGEGYATGNDRKGRGSGGYVTFAPGSHVTMRLAISYVSLEGARENLRAELPGRATVDSVASATRRAWNHHLGRIQVGGGTGAQRTIFYTALYHALQQPNLVSDVDGRYLGMDRQPHRIERGQDAQYSNFSGWDQYRAQIQLLALLEPRVAGNFAQSLLNYAKQNDGVWDRWVHINGATHVMTGDPSAATLATFHAMGVRNFDTRGAFDSLYRQATVPRPEGLEDAGCPGQCVGQRPNLAQYLASHYSANDACHCWGGAAETLEDSVADFALGRWAQSLGYHRIAGELAARGGYWRNVFNPATGYIQARNLDGAWVTPFDPASDRGFAQGSSAAYTWMVPHDVSGLAEAMGGRDQAIARLDAFFHDAHGGWLLRGGGPLKYDPTNEPDIHAPWLYNELGQPRKTQETVREIVNTVYTTGPSGLPGNDDLGTMSAWYVFAALGLYPRTPGSAELLLSAPLFPSAFVLPDGGAPIVISTSGEGKYIESLRVDGVPYRDWKLGGSFLREGGILSFTLSAT; encoded by the coding sequence ATGCGCCGACCTCTCGTGGTGGCTTTGGCCGCGATCCTGCTCGACGTTGCGTCCACCGCCACCGCCTCGAGCTCCGGGGCCTTACCCGCCGACTACGTCGATCCCTTGATCGGCACGAGGGGCGGCGGCAACACGTACCCCGGCGCGACCGCTCCCTTCGGCATGATGGCGTGGAGCCCCACCAGCACGCGCGGCGATCAGACCAGCACGGGCGCGGCCAACGGCTACGAGTACGGCACCACACGCCTGCGCGGCTTCAGCCTCACGCACGTCAATGGCGCCGGCTGCAACCCCGGCGCCGCCGGCGACGTTCCCATTTTCCCGCACGCGGGGGACGTCACCTCCTCGCCCACGGCCGACGTCACCGACGCCATCTACGCGAGCGATTTCACGCACGCCGCCGAGCGCGCACAACCCGGACGCTACGAGCTCGGTCTGGCCAACGGCGTGGCGACCGACGTGGCCACCACCGAGCGCGCCGCCATCGGCACATTTCGATTTCCCGAGGGCAAGCCGGCCAATCTGCTGTTTCGCACGTCGAACTCGCTCAATGGCAGCGAGGATGCCGAGACCCACCTCGATCCGGAGCACCGCCGCGTGATTGGCTCGGTGCTCACCGGGGCCTTCTGCGGCCGGCGCGCCAATGGCGGCAGCAACAACCGGAAAAGCTATTACCGACTTCACTTCGTCGCCGAGTTCGATCAGCCCTTCACGGGCACCGGCACCTGGAAAGACGCGACCCTCCAGCCCGGGGGGCTCCATCAAACCGGCGGCGAGGGCTACGCCACCGGCAACGACCGCAAAGGTCGCGGCTCCGGCGGATACGTCACCTTTGCGCCGGGCAGCCACGTGACCATGCGGCTCGCCATCTCGTACGTCAGCCTCGAGGGCGCGCGCGAGAACCTGCGCGCCGAGCTCCCCGGCCGCGCCACCGTCGACAGCGTGGCCTCCGCCACCCGGCGCGCGTGGAACCATCACCTGGGGCGCATCCAGGTCGGCGGCGGCACCGGCGCCCAACGCACCATCTTCTACACGGCGCTCTACCATGCGCTCCAGCAGCCAAACCTGGTCAGCGACGTCGATGGCCGCTACCTCGGCATGGACCGGCAGCCACACCGCATCGAGCGCGGCCAGGATGCGCAGTATTCCAATTTTTCCGGCTGGGACCAGTACCGCGCGCAGATCCAGTTGCTCGCGCTGCTCGAACCGCGCGTCGCGGGGAACTTCGCGCAGTCGCTGCTCAACTACGCCAAGCAGAACGACGGCGTCTGGGACCGCTGGGTGCACATCAACGGCGCCACCCACGTGATGACGGGCGATCCCTCCGCCGCCACACTCGCGACGTTCCACGCCATGGGCGTGCGCAACTTCGACACGCGCGGCGCGTTCGATTCGCTGTACCGGCAGGCCACGGTGCCCCGCCCCGAGGGACTCGAGGACGCCGGTTGCCCCGGCCAATGCGTCGGGCAGCGCCCCAACCTCGCGCAGTACCTCGCCTCGCATTACAGCGCCAACGACGCGTGCCACTGCTGGGGCGGCGCCGCGGAAACGCTCGAGGATTCCGTGGCCGACTTTGCACTCGGCCGCTGGGCGCAGTCGCTCGGCTACCACCGCATCGCCGGCGAACTCGCTGCCCGCGGTGGCTATTGGCGCAACGTCTTCAACCCCGCAACCGGGTACATCCAAGCGCGCAACCTCGACGGCGCCTGGGTCACGCCGTTCGATCCGGCCAGCGATCGCGGCTTCGCGCAGGGCTCGAGCGCCGCGTACACGTGGATGGTCCCGCACGACGTCTCCGGCCTTGCCGAGGCCATGGGGGGACGCGACCAAGCCATCGCGCGACTCGATGCCTTCTTCCACGACGCCCACGGCGGTTGGCTCCTGCGCGGAGGCGGCCCGCTCAAGTACGATCCGACCAACGAGCCCGACATCCACGCGCCATGGCTCTACAACGAGCTCGGTCAACCACGAAAAACGCAGGAGACCGTGCGCGAGATCGTGAACACCGTCTACACCACGGGGCCTTCCGGGCTCCCGGGCAACGACGATCTCGGCACCATGTCCGCCTGGTACGTCTTCGCCGCCTTGGGCCTCTACCCGCGCACGCCCGGCTCCGCGGAACTGCTCCTCTCGGCGCCTTTGTTTCCAAGCGCGTTCGTCCTGCCCGATGGCGGTGCGCCCATCGTGATTTCCACGTCGGGCGAAGGGAAATACATCGAGAGCCTGCGCGTCGACGGCGTCCCTTACCGGGATTGGAAGCTCGGCGGCAGCTTCCTGCGCGAGGGAGGCATTCTCTCGTTCACGTTGTCGGCCACCTAG
- a CDS encoding transglycosylase domain-containing protein, producing MRRLRDALRSVPTWVVRWVLLSVAGVGLIAVLSFPPLMRGRVKAVAEKRGLEVGVGSIRPGWFALKLSDVDVRPEGVRGAKLSLSQVEISLDMWMRPRKVAIVGGHVEADGALDDLEKEIDAWRSRHPSRSGGTPSGKRPLEVTADAISLAWNGGVDALEGSGISFARGEDGTRVTVPELRVRHDAWSLELGEAGARFSKEGALAEAQAARVAVDLVARAPMEATPKPAAAPAEPVPAPAQREDPSPRSRRSASARAKGTPPPAAVPEPAQDATPLLSLPDLHAMRARLGLLAKGLAKHWEPEASLRVDGLSFRWGRDADRLTVGPGPVSIARRGDRLLVEFSTNRATGSPSGTPLSLRGELPLERGDMELSLAGGPVALAPLGVKEGAGGLTDVGRGTLSGKGSLVLADAGDALAFDLDVGAKDLSISNPKLADDVVRGLAISARAKGVLNDKGLLRIDDAQATLGALRVAVRGTLEQTGSHALGSLSFAVPQAQCQALFESIPSALLPTLSGAAMKGTFGGKGQLQFDSRKLDDLMLEYDFDNLCKLTVVPQEIDHGRFTKPFLHQVYHPDGTVGQEETGPGTEAWTDLGAISPFMQVAVLTTEDGAFFRHHGFNHRAIRESLIANLKARRFVRGASTITMQLAKNLFLSREKTLSRKFEEVILASYLEQNFSKQEIMELYLNVVEFGPDVYGIGHAAEHYFGRKADEIHLPEAFFLSSLLPRPLAYHKTYERGELSESWTRTIRSLMETAFKRGTISRGELDYGLSETVMFHKPEQPRPPPRSPVIGSRLFEQSIQK from the coding sequence TTGCGTCGACTTCGAGATGCGCTGCGCTCGGTTCCTACGTGGGTCGTTCGCTGGGTGCTGTTGAGTGTGGCCGGCGTGGGCTTGATCGCCGTGCTGTCGTTTCCCCCGTTGATGCGGGGACGCGTGAAGGCCGTGGCCGAAAAGCGCGGGCTCGAGGTGGGCGTCGGGAGCATCCGCCCGGGTTGGTTCGCCCTGAAATTGTCCGATGTGGACGTCCGGCCGGAGGGGGTGCGCGGGGCGAAGCTGTCGTTGTCCCAGGTGGAGATCTCGCTCGACATGTGGATGCGACCGCGGAAGGTCGCGATCGTCGGCGGGCACGTCGAGGCAGACGGTGCGCTGGACGATCTCGAGAAGGAGATCGACGCGTGGCGTTCGCGCCATCCGTCGCGCAGTGGCGGTACGCCTAGCGGCAAACGGCCGCTCGAGGTGACGGCGGACGCGATTTCACTCGCGTGGAATGGCGGGGTGGACGCGCTCGAAGGCTCGGGGATCTCTTTTGCGCGCGGTGAAGACGGGACCCGCGTCACGGTGCCGGAGCTTCGCGTGAGGCACGATGCGTGGAGCCTCGAGCTCGGCGAGGCGGGTGCACGGTTTTCCAAGGAGGGGGCGCTCGCGGAGGCGCAGGCGGCGCGGGTCGCGGTGGATCTCGTCGCGCGTGCGCCCATGGAGGCGACGCCCAAGCCCGCCGCGGCACCGGCGGAACCCGTGCCTGCGCCGGCGCAGCGGGAAGATCCATCGCCACGTTCGCGGCGTTCCGCGAGTGCGCGTGCGAAAGGGACGCCGCCACCGGCGGCCGTGCCGGAGCCTGCACAGGATGCAACCCCGCTGTTGTCGCTGCCGGATCTGCACGCGATGCGGGCGCGCCTCGGGCTTTTGGCCAAGGGGCTCGCCAAGCATTGGGAGCCGGAGGCTTCTCTGCGCGTGGACGGCTTGTCGTTCCGATGGGGTCGTGATGCCGATCGGCTCACGGTGGGGCCGGGGCCGGTGTCGATTGCCCGACGCGGTGACCGGCTCCTGGTGGAGTTCTCCACGAACCGCGCGACCGGTTCCCCCTCGGGGACGCCGCTGTCGCTTCGCGGGGAGCTCCCGCTCGAGCGCGGCGACATGGAGCTTTCGCTGGCCGGTGGGCCGGTCGCGCTGGCACCGCTCGGGGTGAAGGAGGGCGCGGGCGGTCTCACCGACGTGGGGCGCGGCACCTTGTCCGGGAAGGGGAGCCTCGTGCTCGCCGACGCGGGCGACGCTTTGGCCTTCGACCTGGACGTGGGGGCGAAGGATCTCTCCATCTCCAACCCGAAGCTCGCCGACGATGTGGTGCGGGGGCTGGCCATCTCGGCGCGGGCCAAGGGGGTACTCAACGACAAGGGGCTTCTGCGCATCGACGACGCGCAGGCCACGCTGGGGGCGCTGCGCGTGGCGGTGCGCGGCACCTTGGAGCAGACGGGGAGCCATGCGCTGGGATCGCTGTCCTTTGCCGTGCCGCAGGCGCAGTGTCAGGCGCTGTTCGAGAGCATCCCCAGCGCGCTCTTGCCGACCTTGAGCGGCGCAGCGATGAAGGGCACCTTCGGCGGAAAAGGGCAGCTGCAGTTCGATTCGCGCAAGCTCGACGACTTGATGCTCGAGTACGACTTCGACAACCTATGCAAGCTCACCGTGGTGCCGCAGGAGATCGACCACGGGCGCTTCACCAAGCCGTTCTTGCACCAGGTGTATCACCCCGATGGAACGGTGGGGCAGGAGGAGACGGGACCGGGTACCGAAGCGTGGACGGATCTCGGAGCCATCAGCCCCTTCATGCAGGTGGCCGTGCTGACCACCGAGGATGGCGCCTTCTTTCGCCACCATGGCTTCAACCATCGCGCCATCCGTGAATCGCTCATTGCCAACCTAAAGGCCCGCCGGTTCGTGCGCGGGGCGAGCACCATCACGATGCAGCTCGCGAAGAACCTCTTTTTGTCGCGAGAGAAGACGCTGTCGCGCAAGTTCGAGGAGGTCATCCTGGCGAGCTACCTCGAGCAGAATTTCTCCAAGCAGGAGATCATGGAGCTCTACTTGAACGTGGTGGAGTTCGGGCCCGATGTGTACGGCATCGGCCATGCGGCAGAGCACTACTTTGGCCGCAAGGCGGACGAGATTCATCTTCCCGAGGCGTTCTTCCTCTCCTCGCTTTTGCCGCGTCCGCTCGCGTACCATAAGACGTACGAGCGCGGGGAGCTCTCCGAGTCGTGGACACGGACGATTCGCTCCTTGATGGAGACGGCGTTCAAGCGCGGAACGATTTCGCGCGGGGAACTCGACTATGGTCTCTCCGAGACGGTGATGTTCCACAAGCCAGAGCAGCCGCGCCCGCCGCCGCGCTCTCCGGTCATCGGGTCGCGGCTGTTCGAGCAATCGATTCAGAAATAG
- a CDS encoding multidrug efflux SMR transporter encodes MNPYLLLAIAIVAEVTATSALKASENFAKLLPSVVVVIGYVVAFSALGRLLKDGFPIAVAYAIWCAAGIAGVALIGAVFLKEPLNLTMIGGLALVIGGVVLLELGRAHA; translated from the coding sequence ATGAATCCCTACCTCCTTTTGGCCATCGCCATCGTCGCGGAGGTCACCGCCACATCGGCGTTGAAGGCTTCCGAGAACTTCGCGAAGCTGCTGCCGTCGGTGGTCGTGGTGATCGGCTACGTGGTGGCGTTCAGCGCGCTCGGGCGCCTGTTGAAGGATGGATTTCCAATTGCCGTCGCCTACGCGATTTGGTGCGCCGCCGGCATCGCCGGGGTGGCCCTCATTGGTGCGGTGTTCCTGAAGGAGCCGCTCAACCTGACCATGATCGGCGGGCTGGCCCTGGTCATCGGTGGCGTGGTGTTGCTCGAACTGGGGCGCGCACACGCATGA